In Lepus europaeus isolate LE1 chromosome 9, mLepTim1.pri, whole genome shotgun sequence, the following are encoded in one genomic region:
- the IQCF6 gene encoding IQ domain-containing protein F6 isoform X2, producing MDTQNLEKAATRIQSWWRGTVVRRTLLHAALRAWIIQCWWRSMQAKMLEQRRRLALRLYTCQEWAVVKVQAQVRMWQARRRFLQARQAACVIQSHWRWHASQTRGLIRGRYEVRASRLELDIEILMT from the exons ATGGACACACAAAAC TTAGAGAAGGCAGCCACGAGGATTCAGTCATGGTGGCGCGGCACCGTGGTGCGCCGGACGCTGCTGCACGCGGCGCTCAGAGCCTGGATCATCCAGTGCTGGTGGAGGTCCATGCAGGCCAAGATGTTGGAGCAAAGACGGCGCCTGGCGCTGAGACTCTACACCTGCCAGGAGTGGGCGGTGGTGAAGGTGCAGGCACAGGTCCGGATGTGGCAGGCCCGCAGACGGTTCCTCCAGGCGCGCCAAGCGGCCTGCGTCATCCAGTCTCACTGGCGCTGGCATGCCAGCCAGACCCGGGGCCTGATCCGGGGCCGCTATGAAGTCAGAGCCAGCCGGCTGGAGCTCGACATCGAAATCCTCATGACCTAG
- the IQCF6 gene encoding IQ domain-containing protein F6 isoform X1, whose translation MDTQNVSEALTEGNFPTDSEQCLKLEKAATRIQSWWRGTVVRRTLLHAALRAWIIQCWWRSMQAKMLEQRRRLALRLYTCQEWAVVKVQAQVRMWQARRRFLQARQAACVIQSHWRWHASQTRGLIRGRYEVRASRLELDIEILMT comes from the exons ATGGACACACAAAACGTGAGCGAGGCCCTTACGGAAGGCAACTTCCCGACAGATAGTGAGCAGTGTCTCAAG TTAGAGAAGGCAGCCACGAGGATTCAGTCATGGTGGCGCGGCACCGTGGTGCGCCGGACGCTGCTGCACGCGGCGCTCAGAGCCTGGATCATCCAGTGCTGGTGGAGGTCCATGCAGGCCAAGATGTTGGAGCAAAGACGGCGCCTGGCGCTGAGACTCTACACCTGCCAGGAGTGGGCGGTGGTGAAGGTGCAGGCACAGGTCCGGATGTGGCAGGCCCGCAGACGGTTCCTCCAGGCGCGCCAAGCGGCCTGCGTCATCCAGTCTCACTGGCGCTGGCATGCCAGCCAGACCCGGGGCCTGATCCGGGGCCGCTATGAAGTCAGAGCCAGCCGGCTGGAGCTCGACATCGAAATCCTCATGACCTAG